In the genome of Siniperca chuatsi isolate FFG_IHB_CAS linkage group LG17, ASM2008510v1, whole genome shotgun sequence, one region contains:
- the otud6b gene encoding deubiquitinase OTUD6B isoform X1, whose product MEEEIVETPEEQLAKKHRKEKKDMQAKIQSMKNAVPKNDKKKRKQLTEEIAKLEADLSQKHEEEFRQLKSTTDTKMEEVINGVETMKTEDGEQEEVKQPRVTKAQKRREKKAAQEKERESRIAEAEVQNLQGVRHQEGLMLAQKLAQQQLQIKEISSDGHCMYRAIEDQLAHRSKPELMMSVKELRSRTAEHMRSHADDFLPFLTNPDTGDMYTTDEFEKYCSDVEHTAAWGGQLELQALTQVLHLPIEVIQANSSTIKIGEEFGSEVITLVYMRHAYGLGEHYNSVERLKDPASAEDS is encoded by the exons ATGGAGGAGGAGATAGTGGAGACACCGGAGGAGCAGCTGGCAAAGAAGCACCGCAAGGAAAAGAAAGATATGCAAG CTAAAATCCAGAGCATGAAAAATGCAGTCCccaaaaatgacaagaaaaagaggaaacagtTGACAGAGGAGATTGCTAAACTAGAGGCTGACCTCAGCCAGAAACATGAGGAGGAATTCAGGCAACTGAAATCTACAACTGACACAAAG ATGGAAGAGGTGATAAATGGAGTGGAGACCATGAAGACGGAGGATGGAGAACAAGAAGAGGTGAAACAGCCACGTGTAACCAAGGCCCAGAAGAGAAGG GAAAAGAAGGCTGCCCAGGAGAAGGAGCGGGAGAGCAGGATAGCAGAGGCCGAGGTGCAAAACCTGCAGGGTGTGAGGCACCAGGAGGGTTTGATGCTGGCTCAGAAACTTGCCCAGCAACAGCTTCAGATCAAGGAGATCTCTTCCGATGGCCACTGCATGTACCGTGCCATTGAAGATCAGCTGGCACATCGATCAAAG CCTGAGTTAATGATGAGTGTGAAAGAACTGCGGTCCCGCACTGCTGAGCACATGAGAAGCCATGCTGATGACTTCCTGCCTTTCCTCACCAACCCCGACACTGGTGACATGTACACAACAG ATGAGTTTGAGAAATACTGCAGTGACGTGGAGCACACAGCAGCTTGGGGTGGGCAACTAGAA TTGCAAGCTTTGACCCAAGTTCTTCACTTGCCAATAGAAGTGATCCAGGCAAACTCCTCAACTATAAAAATTGGGGAGGAATTTGGAAGTGAAGTCATCACCcttgt CTATATGCGTCATGCCTATGGACTAGGAGAGCACTACAATTCTGTGGAGCGGTTAAAGGACCCAGCCAGTGCAGAGGACAGCTGA
- the otud6b gene encoding deubiquitinase OTUD6B isoform X4, protein MKNAVPKNDKKKRKQLTEEIAKLEADLSQKHEEEFRQLKSTTDTKMEEVINGVETMKTEDGEQEEVKQPRVTKAQKRREKKAAQEKERESRIAEAEVQNLQGVRHQEGLMLAQKLAQQQLQIKEISSDGHCMYRAIEDQLAHRSKPELMMSVKELRSRTAEHMRSHADDFLPFLTNPDTGDMYTTDEFEKYCSDVEHTAAWGGQLELQALTQVLHLPIEVIQANSSTIKIGEEFGSEVITLVYMRHAYGLGEHYNSVERLKDPASAEDS, encoded by the exons ATGAAAAATGCAGTCCccaaaaatgacaagaaaaagaggaaacagtTGACAGAGGAGATTGCTAAACTAGAGGCTGACCTCAGCCAGAAACATGAGGAGGAATTCAGGCAACTGAAATCTACAACTGACACAAAG ATGGAAGAGGTGATAAATGGAGTGGAGACCATGAAGACGGAGGATGGAGAACAAGAAGAGGTGAAACAGCCACGTGTAACCAAGGCCCAGAAGAGAAGG GAAAAGAAGGCTGCCCAGGAGAAGGAGCGGGAGAGCAGGATAGCAGAGGCCGAGGTGCAAAACCTGCAGGGTGTGAGGCACCAGGAGGGTTTGATGCTGGCTCAGAAACTTGCCCAGCAACAGCTTCAGATCAAGGAGATCTCTTCCGATGGCCACTGCATGTACCGTGCCATTGAAGATCAGCTGGCACATCGATCAAAG CCTGAGTTAATGATGAGTGTGAAAGAACTGCGGTCCCGCACTGCTGAGCACATGAGAAGCCATGCTGATGACTTCCTGCCTTTCCTCACCAACCCCGACACTGGTGACATGTACACAACAG ATGAGTTTGAGAAATACTGCAGTGACGTGGAGCACACAGCAGCTTGGGGTGGGCAACTAGAA TTGCAAGCTTTGACCCAAGTTCTTCACTTGCCAATAGAAGTGATCCAGGCAAACTCCTCAACTATAAAAATTGGGGAGGAATTTGGAAGTGAAGTCATCACCcttgt CTATATGCGTCATGCCTATGGACTAGGAGAGCACTACAATTCTGTGGAGCGGTTAAAGGACCCAGCCAGTGCAGAGGACAGCTGA
- the lrrc69 gene encoding leucine-rich repeat-containing protein 69 — MESVVRALYGKATSLNLSSKKIKDVPKCVSGLTNLSVLLLNNNSISALPAELLSLQHLVKLNLGNNALKEVPAVLGHLESLKKLYLFSNQITFVPPEVIGGLQNLVVLNLNHNQIQRLPPEIKSLSRLQHLSVLDNKLEEVPVELGDLTRLSEINLTSNNLSWLPQQLYHCKELTKLYVARNKLTSLPEGIGALAKLQVLDVAGNKLSMFPVEFHLLPLKELYYEGNRFVRCEPMLSVQDAEVLTLKELAARFVLREDRNRSSLVHKTLPHYPFLTALLANGSCCALCLGPILTTWLECVHFVSLKKDMKMRSSLTIPVRALLCSYKCFNTDGHSYYGVAAR, encoded by the exons atggagtcagtggTTAGAGCTTTATATGGCAAAGCAACTTCTTTAAATCTGAGTTCTAAGAAAATAAAGGACGTTCCCAAGTGCGTTTCCGGATTAACAAACCTCTCAGTTCTTCTGTTGAACAACAACTCCATCAGCGCCCTGCCTGCCGAGCTGCTCTCTTTACAACAC CTGGTTAAGCTGAATTTGGGAAATAATGCCTTGAAGGAGGTTCCCGCTGTTTTGGGCCATCTGGAGTCCTTGAAGAAACTGTATCTGTTCAGCAACCAAATTACATTCGTGCCACCTGAGGTGATAG GTGGTTTACAAAACCTTGTTGTGCTCAATCTGAACCACAACCAGATTCAAAGACTTCCACCAGAGATTAAAAG TTTGAGCAGGCTTCAGCATCTCAGTGTGCTGGACAATAAGCTGGAGGAGGTCCCTGTTGAGTTGGGTGATCTCACGAGGTTGTCTGAGATAAACTTGACATCCAATAATTTGTCCTGGCTACCTCAGCAGCTGTACCACTGTAAAGAACTAACCAAGTTGTATGTAGCCAGAAACAAGCTGACCAGCCTACCAGAG GGAATTGGGGCACTGGCAAAACTCCAAGTTCTAGATGTGGCTGGGAACAAGTTGTCCATGTTCCCTGTTGAG TTTCACCTGCTGCCCCTGAAGGAGCTCTACTATGAAGGCAACAGGTTTGTGCGCTGTGAACCGATGCTGTCAGTACAGGATGCTGAGGTGCTTACATTAAAG GAACTGGCTGCCAGATTTGTCTTGCGGGAGGACAGGAACAGGTCTTCTCTGGTCCACAAGACGCTTCCCCACTACCCATTCTTGACTGCCCTGTTGGCCAATGGGAGCTGTTGTGCGCTCTGCCTGGGCCCCATCCTCACCACCTGGCTGGAGTGTGTGCATTTTGTCAGTCTGAAGAAG gacATGAAAATGAGGAGTTCGCTGACTATTCCAGTGCGTGCCCTTCTTTGTTCATACAAGTGTTTTAATACAGATGGACACTCCTACTATGGTGTTGCTGCAAGATAA
- the otud6b gene encoding deubiquitinase OTUD6B isoform X3, with protein sequence MNIRAKIQSMKNAVPKNDKKKRKQLTEEIAKLEADLSQKHEEEFRQLKSTTDTKMEEVINGVETMKTEDGEQEEVKQPRVTKAQKRREKKAAQEKERESRIAEAEVQNLQGVRHQEGLMLAQKLAQQQLQIKEISSDGHCMYRAIEDQLAHRSKPELMMSVKELRSRTAEHMRSHADDFLPFLTNPDTGDMYTTDEFEKYCSDVEHTAAWGGQLELQALTQVLHLPIEVIQANSSTIKIGEEFGSEVITLVYMRHAYGLGEHYNSVERLKDPASAEDS encoded by the exons ATGAACATTAGAG CTAAAATCCAGAGCATGAAAAATGCAGTCCccaaaaatgacaagaaaaagaggaaacagtTGACAGAGGAGATTGCTAAACTAGAGGCTGACCTCAGCCAGAAACATGAGGAGGAATTCAGGCAACTGAAATCTACAACTGACACAAAG ATGGAAGAGGTGATAAATGGAGTGGAGACCATGAAGACGGAGGATGGAGAACAAGAAGAGGTGAAACAGCCACGTGTAACCAAGGCCCAGAAGAGAAGG GAAAAGAAGGCTGCCCAGGAGAAGGAGCGGGAGAGCAGGATAGCAGAGGCCGAGGTGCAAAACCTGCAGGGTGTGAGGCACCAGGAGGGTTTGATGCTGGCTCAGAAACTTGCCCAGCAACAGCTTCAGATCAAGGAGATCTCTTCCGATGGCCACTGCATGTACCGTGCCATTGAAGATCAGCTGGCACATCGATCAAAG CCTGAGTTAATGATGAGTGTGAAAGAACTGCGGTCCCGCACTGCTGAGCACATGAGAAGCCATGCTGATGACTTCCTGCCTTTCCTCACCAACCCCGACACTGGTGACATGTACACAACAG ATGAGTTTGAGAAATACTGCAGTGACGTGGAGCACACAGCAGCTTGGGGTGGGCAACTAGAA TTGCAAGCTTTGACCCAAGTTCTTCACTTGCCAATAGAAGTGATCCAGGCAAACTCCTCAACTATAAAAATTGGGGAGGAATTTGGAAGTGAAGTCATCACCcttgt CTATATGCGTCATGCCTATGGACTAGGAGAGCACTACAATTCTGTGGAGCGGTTAAAGGACCCAGCCAGTGCAGAGGACAGCTGA
- the otud6b gene encoding deubiquitinase OTUD6B isoform X2, which yields MEEEIVETPEEQLAKKHRKEKKDMQAKIQSMKNAVPKNDKKKRKQLTEEIAKLEADLSQKHEEEFRQLKSTTDTKMEEVINGVETMKTEDGEQEEVKQPRVTKAQKRREKKAAQEKERESRIAEAEVQNLQGVRHQEGLMLAQKLAQQQLQIKEISSDGHCMYRAIEDQLAHRSKPELMMSVKELRSRTAEHMRSHADDFLPFLTNPDTGDMYTTDEFEKYCSDVEHTAAWGGQLELQALTQVLHLPIEVIQANSSTIKIGEEFGSEVITLVYVVSICVMPMD from the exons ATGGAGGAGGAGATAGTGGAGACACCGGAGGAGCAGCTGGCAAAGAAGCACCGCAAGGAAAAGAAAGATATGCAAG CTAAAATCCAGAGCATGAAAAATGCAGTCCccaaaaatgacaagaaaaagaggaaacagtTGACAGAGGAGATTGCTAAACTAGAGGCTGACCTCAGCCAGAAACATGAGGAGGAATTCAGGCAACTGAAATCTACAACTGACACAAAG ATGGAAGAGGTGATAAATGGAGTGGAGACCATGAAGACGGAGGATGGAGAACAAGAAGAGGTGAAACAGCCACGTGTAACCAAGGCCCAGAAGAGAAGG GAAAAGAAGGCTGCCCAGGAGAAGGAGCGGGAGAGCAGGATAGCAGAGGCCGAGGTGCAAAACCTGCAGGGTGTGAGGCACCAGGAGGGTTTGATGCTGGCTCAGAAACTTGCCCAGCAACAGCTTCAGATCAAGGAGATCTCTTCCGATGGCCACTGCATGTACCGTGCCATTGAAGATCAGCTGGCACATCGATCAAAG CCTGAGTTAATGATGAGTGTGAAAGAACTGCGGTCCCGCACTGCTGAGCACATGAGAAGCCATGCTGATGACTTCCTGCCTTTCCTCACCAACCCCGACACTGGTGACATGTACACAACAG ATGAGTTTGAGAAATACTGCAGTGACGTGGAGCACACAGCAGCTTGGGGTGGGCAACTAGAA TTGCAAGCTTTGACCCAAGTTCTTCACTTGCCAATAGAAGTGATCCAGGCAAACTCCTCAACTATAAAAATTGGGGAGGAATTTGGAAGTGAAGTCATCACCcttgtgtatgttgtgt CTATATGCGTCATGCCTATGGACTAG
- the kat2b gene encoding histone acetyltransferase KAT2B, with amino-acid sequence MADSAGIQQGSPAIGAAGLVPAAPGAGGTEGSGAAGGSARIAVKKAQLRSSPRPKKLEKLGVYSSCKAEGACKCNGWKSQNPPPTPPRTDQQVSTVNLQEPCRSCSHTLGDHVTHLENVSEEEMNRLLGIVLDVEYLYTCVHKEEDADTKQVYFSLFKLLRKSILQMGKPMLETQESPPFEKPSIEQGVNNFVQYKFSHLPSKERQTIMELAKMFLNQINYWQLETPSQRRQRVPNDDAAGYKANYTRWLCYCNVPQFCDSLPRYETTQIFGRTLLRSVFTVMRKQLLEQARQEKDKLPPEKRTLILTHFPKFLSMLEEEVYSHSSPIWSQDFLAGASGGQIPIHTVISAPPMARPLYYSTSPVSVDPSTCGSVSPARKTASGLEPNPVGEKRKPSEPLPHEENKRPRVVGDIPMDLINEVMATITDPAAIPETSLLSAHSARDEAARLEERRGVIEFHVIGNSLNQKPNKRILMWLVGLQNVFSHQLPRMPKEYITRLVFDPKHKTLSLIKDGRVIGGICFRMFPSQGFTEIVFCAVTSNEQVKGYGTHLMNHLKEYHIKHEILNFLTYADEYAIGYFKKQGFSKDIKVPKAKYVGYIKDYEGATLMGCELNPSIPYTEFSVIIKKQKEIIKKLIERKQAQIRKVYPGLSCFKEGVRQIPIESIPGIRETGWKPVGKGKELKDPDQLYSTLKTILQHVKSHQNAWPFMEPVKKTEAPGYYQVIRFPMDLKTMSERLKSRYYTTRKLFMADMQRIFTNCREYNPPESEYYKCANLLEKFFYTKIKEAGLIEK; translated from the exons ATGGCCGACAGCGCTGGGATTCAGCAAGGTTCGCCGGCCATCGGGGCCGCGGGCTTGGTTCCGGCCGCTCCTGGAGCTGGGGGGACGGAGGGCTCCGGCGCCGCTGGAGGATCCGCACGTATCGCCGTGAAGAAGGCGCAACTCCGCTCCTCACCTCGGCCAAAGAAACTGGAAAAACTCGGAGTGTATTCATCCTGCAAA GCTGAGGGAGCCTGTAAGTGTAATGGCTGGAAAAGTCAGAACCCCCCTCCTACACCCCCACGAACTGACCAGCAGGTCAGCACAGTCAACCTGCAGGAGCCCTGCCGGAGCTGCTCTCACACCTTGG GTGATCATGTGACCCATCTAGAAAATGTTTCTGAGGAGGAAATGAACAGGCTTTTAGGTATTGTCCTGGATGTGGAGTATCTCTACACATGTGTTCACAAAGAGGAGGATGCTGATACGAAACAGGTCTACTTTTCCCTCTTCAAA CTGTTGAGGAAATCCATCCTACAGATGGGTAAACCGATGTTAGAAACACAGGAGAGTCCTCCATTTGAAAAACCCAGCATTGAGCAG GGGGTGAACAATTTTGTCCAGTACAAATTCAGCCACCTGCCATCTAAGGAACGTCAAACCATTATGGAGCTAGCCAAGATGTTTCTCAACCAGATCAACTACTGGCAGCTGGAGACACCCTCCCAGAGACGCCAGAGGGTTCCCAATGATGATGCAGCTGGATACAAAGCCAACTACACGAG ATGGCTCTGCTACTGCAACGTGCCTCAGTTCTGCGACAGTCTACCTCGGTACGAGACCACTCAGATCTTCGGCCGGACACTGTTGCGTTCGGTGTTCACTGTGATGAGGAAACAACTGCTGGAGCAGGCCAGACAGGAAAAGGACAAGCTGCCACCTGAGAAACGCACACTCATCCTCACACACTTTCCcaa GTTTCTGTCtatgctggaggaggaggtgtacAGCCATAGTTCTCCGATCTGGAGCCAAGACTTCTTGGCAGGAGCGTCAGGAGGGCAGATTCCTAtccacacag TTATCAGTGCGCCCCCTATGGCCAGGCCCTTGTACTACAGCACCAGTCCTGTGTCAGTGGACCCATCCACCTGTGGCAGTGTCAGCCCTGCCAGGAAAACAGCTTCTGGACTGGAGCCAAACCCAG TTGGAGAAAAGCGTAAACCCTCAGAGCCTCTCCCCCATGAGGAAAACAAGAGACCCAGGGTGGTGGGTGACATCCCCATGGACCTCATCAATGAAGTCATGGCAACCATCACCGACCCGGCCGCTATTCCAGAG ACCAGCCTGCTGTCAGCTCACTCTGCACGCGATGAAGCTGCCCGTCTAGAGGAGCGCAGGGGGGTGATTGAATTCCACGTTATCGGTAACTCCCTAAACCAGAAGCCCAATAAGAGGATCTTGATGTGGCTCGTCGGCCTCCAGAACGTGTTCTCTCACCAGCTGCCCCGCATGCCCAAGGAGTACATCACACGGCTGGTCTTTGATCC gaAGCACAAGACGCTGTCACTGATCAAGGATGGCCGTGTGATCGGAGGGATCTGCTTTCGGATGTTTCCGTCGCAGGGCTTTACAGAGATCGTCTTTTGTGCTGTCACCTCCAACGAACAGGTCAAG GGTTATGGAACCCATTTAATGAACCACCTGAAGGAATATCACATAAAGCATGAAATCCTCAACTTCCTCACTTACGCTGATGAGTATGCCATTGGCTACTTCAAGAAACAG GGTTTCTCAAAGGACATCAAGGTTCCCAAGGCCAAATATGTGGGCTACATCAAGGACTATGAGGGAGCCACACTCATGGGCTGTGAGCTCAACCCCAGCATTCCCTACACAGAGTTTTCTGTTATTATCAAGAAGCAGAAGGAG ATCATCAAGAAGCTGATAGAGAGGAAGCAGGCTCAGATCCGAAAAGTCTATCCAGGGCTTTCCTGTTTTAAGGAAGGAGTTCGGCAGATTCCCATTGAGAGCATTCCTGGCATAC GTGAAACTGGCTGGAAGCCTGTGGGCAAAGG GAAGGAACTGAAGGACCCAGATCAACTGTACAGCACTCTGAAGACCATCCTCCAACATGTGAAG AGTCACCAGAACGCCTGGCCTTTCATGGAGCCAGTGAAGAAAACAGAGGCACCTGGGTACTACCAAGTCATCCGCTTCCCCATGg ACCTTAAGACAATGAGTGAGCGTCTGAAGAGCAGGTACTACACGACACGCAAGTTGTTCATGGCTGACATGCAGCGCATCTTCACCAACTGTCGTGAATACAACCCTCCAGAGAGCGAGTACTACAAGTGTGCCAACTTACTGGAGAAATTCTTCTACACCAAGATCAAAGAAGCAGGCCTCATCGAGAAGTag
- the LOC122864828 gene encoding ras-related protein Rab-5A isoform X1 has translation MANRGGATRPNGPNAGNKICQFKLVLLGESAVGKSSLVLRFVKGQFHEFQESTIGAAFLTQTVCLDDTTVKFEIWDTAGQERYHSLAPMYYRGAQAAIVVYDITNEESFARAKNWVKELQRQASPNIVIALSGNKADLANKRAVDFQDAQSYADDNSLLFMETSAKTSMNVNEIFMAIAKRLPKSEPQAAGANSGRNRGVDLTEAAQPAKAPCCSN, from the exons ATGGCCAATCGGGGAGGAGCTACGAGACCCAATGGACCCAATGCAGGGAACAAGATCTGTCAGTTTAAGTTGGTGCTGTTGGGGGAGTCAGCTGTTGGGAAGTCCAGCTTAGTGCTCCGCTTTGTCAAGGGTCAGTTCCATGAATTCCAAGAGAGCACAATAGGAG CTGCCTTTCTCACCCAGACAGTGTGTCTAGATGACACAACAGTGAAGTTTGAAATCTGGGACACTGCAGGCCAGGAGCGTTACCACAGTTTGGCACCCATGTATTACAGAGGAGCACAGGCCGCCATTGTGGTCTACGACATCACAAATGAG GAGTCTTTTGCACGGGCAAAGAACTGGGTGAAGGAGCTGCAAAGACAGGCTAGCCCTAATATAGTCATCGCTCTGTCAGGCAACAAGGCTGACCTAGCCAACAAGAGAGCTGTCGACTTCCAG GACGCCCAGTCCTATGCAGATGACAACAGCTTACTTTTCATGGAGACGTCGGCAAAGACATCTATGAATGTGAATGAGATATTTATGGCTATTG CAAAGAGATTGCCGAAGAGTGAGCCTCAGGCTGCAGGAGCCAATAGCGGGCGGAACCGAGGAGTGGATCTGACAGAAGCTGCCCAGCCAGCCAAGGCTCCATGCTGCAGTAACTAA
- the LOC122864828 gene encoding ras-related protein Rab-5A isoform X2, with protein sequence MANRGGATRPNGPNAGNKICQFKLVLLGESAVGKSSLVLRFVKGQFHEFQESTIGAAFLTQTVCLDDTTVKFEIWDTAGQERYHSLAPMYYRGAQAAIVVYDITNEESFARAKNWVKELQRQASPNIVIALSGNKADLANKRAVDFQDAQSYADDNSLLFMETSAKTSMNQRDCRRVSLRLQEPIAGGTEEWI encoded by the exons ATGGCCAATCGGGGAGGAGCTACGAGACCCAATGGACCCAATGCAGGGAACAAGATCTGTCAGTTTAAGTTGGTGCTGTTGGGGGAGTCAGCTGTTGGGAAGTCCAGCTTAGTGCTCCGCTTTGTCAAGGGTCAGTTCCATGAATTCCAAGAGAGCACAATAGGAG CTGCCTTTCTCACCCAGACAGTGTGTCTAGATGACACAACAGTGAAGTTTGAAATCTGGGACACTGCAGGCCAGGAGCGTTACCACAGTTTGGCACCCATGTATTACAGAGGAGCACAGGCCGCCATTGTGGTCTACGACATCACAAATGAG GAGTCTTTTGCACGGGCAAAGAACTGGGTGAAGGAGCTGCAAAGACAGGCTAGCCCTAATATAGTCATCGCTCTGTCAGGCAACAAGGCTGACCTAGCCAACAAGAGAGCTGTCGACTTCCAG GACGCCCAGTCCTATGCAGATGACAACAGCTTACTTTTCATGGAGACGTCGGCAAAGACATCTATGAAT CAAAGAGATTGCCGAAGAGTGAGCCTCAGGCTGCAGGAGCCAATAGCGGGCGGAACCGAGGAGTGGATCTGA